In Taeniopygia guttata chromosome 23, bTaeGut7.mat, whole genome shotgun sequence, the following are encoded in one genomic region:
- the SRRM1 gene encoding serine/arginine repetitive matrix protein 1 isoform X2, translating into MDAGFFRGTSAEQDNRFSNKQKKLLKQLKFAECLEKKVDMSKVNLEVIKPWITKRVTEILGFEDDVVIEFIFNQLEVKNPDSKMMQINLTGFLNGKNAREFMGELWPLLLSAQENIAGIPTAFLELKKEEIKQRQIEQEKLASMKKQDEDKEKRDKEDKDNREKRDRSRSPRRRKSRSPSPRRRSSPVRRERKRSHSRSPHHRTKSRSATPAPEKKEATPEPEPSVKPKETVVQEATSNSDIPKAPKPEPPVPETKETSPERNSKKEREKEKEKTRQRSPTRSKSRSRSRSRSPSHSRPRRRHRSRSRRRPSPRRRPSPRRRSPPRRMPPPPRHRRSRSPVRRRRRSSASLSGSSSSSSSSRSRSPPKKPPKRPVSSPPRKTRRLSPSASPPRRRHRPSPPASPPPKPRRSPTPQQSNRARKSRGSVSPSRASAPKHKSTEKRESPSPAPKPRKAELSESEEDKGGKMAAADSVQQRRQYRRQNQQSSSDSGSSSSSEEERPKRSNVKNGEVGRRHRHSHSRSPSPRKRQKDSSPRMQMEKRWQSPVMKRRRRSPSPPPARRRRSPSPAPPPRRRRSPSPPRRRSPSPPPRRRSPSPRRYSPPIQRRYSPSPPPKRRTASPPPPPKRRASPSPQSKRRVSHSPPPKQRSSPTAKRRSPSVSSKHRKGSPPSRSNRETRSPPQNKRHSPSPRPRASHPSSSPQPPRRGASASPQRRQSPSPSSRPIRRVSRTPEPKKTKASTPSPRRVSSSRSASASPETAPKKHQGPASPARSRSPSANWSPAKKAKSPTQSPSPARNSDQEGGGKKKKKKKDKKHKKDKKHKKHKKHKKEKAAAAAVAAAVAPADTTSAQGDQEAETEPKKETESEPEDNLDDLEKHLREKALRSMRKAQVSPPS; encoded by the exons ggaaccagtgcagagcaggacaatcgCTTCAGCAACAAGCAGAAGAAGCTGTTGAAGCAGTTGAAGTTTGCAGAATGCTTAGAAAAGAAG GTGGACATGAGCAAAGTAAATCTGGAAGTAATCAAACCATGGATAACAAAACGAGTAACAGAAATCCTTGGATTTGAAGATGATGTAGTAATTGAATTTATATTCAACCAGTTGGAAGTGAAG AACCCAGATTCCAAAATGATGCAAATCAACCTGACTGGTTTTTTGAATGGGAAAAATGCTAGGGAGTTCATGGGAGAACTGTGGCCACTGCTATTAAGTGCACAAGAAAACATTGCTGGTATTCCAACTGCATTTCTggaactgaagaaagaagaaataaaacaacgGCAG ATAGAGCAGGAGAAACTGGCTTCCATGAAGAAACAAGATGAAGACAAAGAGAAGAGAGATAAGGAAGACAAAGacaacagagagaaaagagacagatCCAGGAGCCCAAGAAG ACGCAAGTCCCGCTCTCCCTCCCCGCGGCGGCGGTCGTCGCCCGTGCGCCGCGAGCGGAAGCGCAGCCACTCCCGCTCGCCCCACCACCGCACCAAGAGCcgcagtgccacccctgcccccGAGAAGAAAGAGGCCACTCCTGAACCAGAGCCCTCCGTGAAACCAAAGGAGACTGTTGTGCAAGAGGCAACTTCAAACAG TGATATCCCAAAAGCTCCTAAACCTGAACCACCTGTACCAGAGACTAAGGAAACTTCACCAGAACGTAATTcaaagaaggagagagagaaggagaaggagaagactCGTCAGAGATCCCCAACTCGGTCCAAGTCCAGGTCAAGGTCCCGATCCCGTTCTCCATCTCATTCTCGACCCAGAAGGCGCCATAGATCACGGTCAAG AAGGCGACCCAGCCCGCGGCGCCGGCCGTCCCCGCGCAGGAGGAGCCCGCCCCGGAGAATGCCTCCCCCACCCAGGCACAGGAGGAGCAGATCCCCTGTCAGGCG GAGAAGACGCTCCTCAGCATCGCTGtccggcagcagctcctcctcgtCCTCGTCGCGCTCCCGCTCTCCACCAAAGAAGCCTCCCAAGAGACCCGTGTCCAGCCCCCCCCGCAAAACGCGCCGGCTCTCCCCCTCGGCCAGCCCCCCCCGGCGCCGCCACCGGCCCTCGCCCCCCGCCAGCCCCCCGCCCAAGCCCCGCCGCTCGCCCACTCCCCAGCAGTCCAACCGCGCCCGCAAGAGCCGCGGCTCCGTCTCGCCCAGCAGGGCTTCAG CACCCAAACATAAGAGTACTGAGAAAAGAGAGTCTCCTTCGCCAGCGCCCAAACCCAGGAAAGCAGAATTGTCAGAATCAG AAGAAGACAAAGGAGGCAAAATGGCTGCAGCAGATTCTGTCCAACAGAGACGCCAGTACAGGAGGCAAAATCAACAGTCTTCATCTG ATTCTGGTTCTTCATCTTCCTCAGAAGAGGAGAGGCCCAAGAGATCGAATGTGAAGAACGGGGAGGTGGGCAGGCGCCACCGGCACTCGCACTCGCGCAGCCCCTCGCCCCGCAAGCGCCAGAAGGATTCCTCCCCTCG GATGCAGATGGAAAAGAGGTGGCAATCACCAGTGATGAAAAG gaggaggaggagccccTCGCCGCCCCCCGCGCGCCGGCGCCGCTCCCCTTCCCCGGCACCGCCgccccggcgccgccgctccccgtCCCCGCCTCGCCGAAG gTCTCCATCACCACCCCCGCGCAGACGTTCTCCCTCTCCACGGAGATACTCCCCCCCGATCCAGAGGCGATATTCCCCATCTCCCCCTCCCAAGAGGAGaacagcttctcctcctccccctcccaaAAGAAGGGCCTCCCCTTCCCCGCAGTCCAAGCGCAGAGTCTCCCACTCCCCACCGCCAAAGCAGAGGAGCTCCCCTACTGCTAAACGGCGCTCCCCTTCCGTATCTTCCAAGCACAGGAAGGGGTCTCCTCCCAGCAGATCCAACAGGGAAACGCGTTCTCCACCACAAAACAAAAGGCATTCACCTTCACCACGGCCTCGAGCTTCCCACccctcctccagccctcagcCGCCGCGCCGCGGAGCGTCGGCATCGCCGCAGAGGAGACAGTCACCCTCACCCAGCAGCAGGCCCATCAGGAGGGTGTCCAGAACGCCAGAAcccaagaaaacaaa GGCTTCCACCCCCAGCCCCCGGCGCGTGTCCTCGTCCCGATCTGCGTCAGCATCACCTGAGACAGCTCCCAAAAAACACCAAGGACCTGCATCTCCTGCCCGCTCTCGCTCTCCTTCTGCAAACTGGTCACCTGCAAAAAAGGCCAAGAGCCCAACTCAGAGCCCATCACCTGCCAGG AATTCCGATCAAGAAGGTGGTggcaagaagaagaagaaaaagaaggataAGAAGcataaaaaggataaaaagcacaagaaacacaaaaagcaTAAGAAGGAGAAGGCAGCTGCGGCTGCAgtagctgctgctgtggctccaGCAGACACCACCTCAGCACAGGGAGACCAGGAAGCAGAGACAGAACCCAAAAAG GAGACAGAAAGTGAACCCGAGGACAACCTGGATGACCTTGAAAAGCACCTGCGGGAGAAGGCCCTGAGGTCCATGAGGAAGGCGCAGGTGTCCCCCCCCTCCTAG
- the SRRM1 gene encoding serine/arginine repetitive matrix protein 1 isoform X5 codes for MDAGFFRGTSAEQDNRFSNKQKKLLKQLKFAECLEKKVDMSKVNLEVIKPWITKRVTEILGFEDDVVIEFIFNQLEVKNPDSKMMQINLTGFLNGKNAREFMGELWPLLLSAQENIAGIPTAFLELKKEEIKQRQIEQEKLASMKKQDEDKEKRDKEDKDNREKRDRSRSPRRRKSRSPSPRRRSSPVRRERKRSHSRSPHHRTKSRSATPAPEKKEATPEPEPSVKPKETVVQEATSNSDIPKAPKPEPPVPETKETSPERNSKKEREKEKEKTRQRSPTRSKSRSRSRSRSPSHSRPRRRHRSRSRRRPSPRRRPSPRRRSPPRRMPPPPRHRRSRSPVRRRRRSSASLSGSSSSSSSSRSRSPPKKPPKRPVSSPPRKTRRLSPSASPPRRRHRPSPPASPPPKPRRSPTPQQSNRARKSRGSVSPSRASAPKHKSTEKRESPSPAPKPRKAELSESEEDKGGKMAAADSVQQRRQYRRQNQQSSSDSGSSSSSEEERPKRSNVKNGEVGRRHRHSHSRSPSPRKRQKDSSPRRRRSPSPPPARRRRSPSPAPPPRRRRSPSPPRRRSPSPPPRRRSPSPRRYSPPIQRRYSPSPPPKRRTASPPPPPKRRASPSPQSKRRVSHSPPPKQRSSPTAKRRSPSVSSKHRKGSPPSRSNRETRSPPQNKRHSPSPRPRASHPSSSPQPPRRGASASPQRRQSPSPSSRPIRRVSRTPEPKKTKASTPSPRRVSSSRSASASPETAPKKHQGPASPARSRSPSANWSPAKKAKSPTQSPSPARNSDQEGGGKKKKKKKDKKHKKDKKHKKHKKHKKEKAAAAAVAAAVAPADTTSAQGDQEAETEPKKETESEPEDNLDDLEKHLREKALRSMRKAQVSPPS; via the exons ggaaccagtgcagagcaggacaatcgCTTCAGCAACAAGCAGAAGAAGCTGTTGAAGCAGTTGAAGTTTGCAGAATGCTTAGAAAAGAAG GTGGACATGAGCAAAGTAAATCTGGAAGTAATCAAACCATGGATAACAAAACGAGTAACAGAAATCCTTGGATTTGAAGATGATGTAGTAATTGAATTTATATTCAACCAGTTGGAAGTGAAG AACCCAGATTCCAAAATGATGCAAATCAACCTGACTGGTTTTTTGAATGGGAAAAATGCTAGGGAGTTCATGGGAGAACTGTGGCCACTGCTATTAAGTGCACAAGAAAACATTGCTGGTATTCCAACTGCATTTCTggaactgaagaaagaagaaataaaacaacgGCAG ATAGAGCAGGAGAAACTGGCTTCCATGAAGAAACAAGATGAAGACAAAGAGAAGAGAGATAAGGAAGACAAAGacaacagagagaaaagagacagatCCAGGAGCCCAAGAAG ACGCAAGTCCCGCTCTCCCTCCCCGCGGCGGCGGTCGTCGCCCGTGCGCCGCGAGCGGAAGCGCAGCCACTCCCGCTCGCCCCACCACCGCACCAAGAGCcgcagtgccacccctgcccccGAGAAGAAAGAGGCCACTCCTGAACCAGAGCCCTCCGTGAAACCAAAGGAGACTGTTGTGCAAGAGGCAACTTCAAACAG TGATATCCCAAAAGCTCCTAAACCTGAACCACCTGTACCAGAGACTAAGGAAACTTCACCAGAACGTAATTcaaagaaggagagagagaaggagaaggagaagactCGTCAGAGATCCCCAACTCGGTCCAAGTCCAGGTCAAGGTCCCGATCCCGTTCTCCATCTCATTCTCGACCCAGAAGGCGCCATAGATCACGGTCAAG AAGGCGACCCAGCCCGCGGCGCCGGCCGTCCCCGCGCAGGAGGAGCCCGCCCCGGAGAATGCCTCCCCCACCCAGGCACAGGAGGAGCAGATCCCCTGTCAGGCG GAGAAGACGCTCCTCAGCATCGCTGtccggcagcagctcctcctcgtCCTCGTCGCGCTCCCGCTCTCCACCAAAGAAGCCTCCCAAGAGACCCGTGTCCAGCCCCCCCCGCAAAACGCGCCGGCTCTCCCCCTCGGCCAGCCCCCCCCGGCGCCGCCACCGGCCCTCGCCCCCCGCCAGCCCCCCGCCCAAGCCCCGCCGCTCGCCCACTCCCCAGCAGTCCAACCGCGCCCGCAAGAGCCGCGGCTCCGTCTCGCCCAGCAGGGCTTCAG CACCCAAACATAAGAGTACTGAGAAAAGAGAGTCTCCTTCGCCAGCGCCCAAACCCAGGAAAGCAGAATTGTCAGAATCAG AAGAAGACAAAGGAGGCAAAATGGCTGCAGCAGATTCTGTCCAACAGAGACGCCAGTACAGGAGGCAAAATCAACAGTCTTCATCTG ATTCTGGTTCTTCATCTTCCTCAGAAGAGGAGAGGCCCAAGAGATCGAATGTGAAGAACGGGGAGGTGGGCAGGCGCCACCGGCACTCGCACTCGCGCAGCCCCTCGCCCCGCAAGCGCCAGAAGGATTCCTCCCCTCG gaggaggaggagccccTCGCCGCCCCCCGCGCGCCGGCGCCGCTCCCCTTCCCCGGCACCGCCgccccggcgccgccgctccccgtCCCCGCCTCGCCGAAG gTCTCCATCACCACCCCCGCGCAGACGTTCTCCCTCTCCACGGAGATACTCCCCCCCGATCCAGAGGCGATATTCCCCATCTCCCCCTCCCAAGAGGAGaacagcttctcctcctccccctcccaaAAGAAGGGCCTCCCCTTCCCCGCAGTCCAAGCGCAGAGTCTCCCACTCCCCACCGCCAAAGCAGAGGAGCTCCCCTACTGCTAAACGGCGCTCCCCTTCCGTATCTTCCAAGCACAGGAAGGGGTCTCCTCCCAGCAGATCCAACAGGGAAACGCGTTCTCCACCACAAAACAAAAGGCATTCACCTTCACCACGGCCTCGAGCTTCCCACccctcctccagccctcagcCGCCGCGCCGCGGAGCGTCGGCATCGCCGCAGAGGAGACAGTCACCCTCACCCAGCAGCAGGCCCATCAGGAGGGTGTCCAGAACGCCAGAAcccaagaaaacaaa GGCTTCCACCCCCAGCCCCCGGCGCGTGTCCTCGTCCCGATCTGCGTCAGCATCACCTGAGACAGCTCCCAAAAAACACCAAGGACCTGCATCTCCTGCCCGCTCTCGCTCTCCTTCTGCAAACTGGTCACCTGCAAAAAAGGCCAAGAGCCCAACTCAGAGCCCATCACCTGCCAGG AATTCCGATCAAGAAGGTGGTggcaagaagaagaagaaaaagaaggataAGAAGcataaaaaggataaaaagcacaagaaacacaaaaagcaTAAGAAGGAGAAGGCAGCTGCGGCTGCAgtagctgctgctgtggctccaGCAGACACCACCTCAGCACAGGGAGACCAGGAAGCAGAGACAGAACCCAAAAAG GAGACAGAAAGTGAACCCGAGGACAACCTGGATGACCTTGAAAAGCACCTGCGGGAGAAGGCCCTGAGGTCCATGAGGAAGGCGCAGGTGTCCCCCCCCTCCTAG
- the SRRM1 gene encoding serine/arginine repetitive matrix protein 1 isoform X1: MDAGFFRGTSAEQDNRFSNKQKKLLKQLKFAECLEKKVDMSKVNLEVIKPWITKRVTEILGFEDDVVIEFIFNQLEVKNPDSKMMQINLTGFLNGKNAREFMGELWPLLLSAQENIAGIPTAFLELKKEEIKQRQIEQEKLASMKKQDEDKEKRDKEDKDNREKRDRSRSPRRRKSRSPSPRRRSSPVRRERKRSHSRSPHHRTKSRSATPAPEKKEATPEPEPSVKPKETVVQEATSNSDIPKAPKPEPPVPETKETSPERNSKKEREKEKEKTRQRSPTRSKSRSRSRSRSPSHSRPRRRHRSRSRRRPSPRRRPSPRRRSPPRRMPPPPRHRRSRSPVRRRRRSSASLSGSSSSSSSSRSRSPPKKPPKRPVSSPPRKTRRLSPSASPPRRRHRPSPPASPPPKPRRSPTPQQSNRARKSRGSVSPSRASAPKHKSTEKRESPSPAPKPRKAELSESEEDKGGKMAAADSVQQRRQYRRQNQQSSSDSGSSSSSEEERPKRSNVKNGEVGRRHRHSHSRSPSPRKRQKDSSPRMQMEKRWQSPVMKSRRRRSPSPPPARRRRSPSPAPPPRRRRSPSPPRRRSPSPPPRRRSPSPRRYSPPIQRRYSPSPPPKRRTASPPPPPKRRASPSPQSKRRVSHSPPPKQRSSPTAKRRSPSVSSKHRKGSPPSRSNRETRSPPQNKRHSPSPRPRASHPSSSPQPPRRGASASPQRRQSPSPSSRPIRRVSRTPEPKKTKASTPSPRRVSSSRSASASPETAPKKHQGPASPARSRSPSANWSPAKKAKSPTQSPSPARNSDQEGGGKKKKKKKDKKHKKDKKHKKHKKHKKEKAAAAAVAAAVAPADTTSAQGDQEAETEPKKETESEPEDNLDDLEKHLREKALRSMRKAQVSPPS; this comes from the exons ggaaccagtgcagagcaggacaatcgCTTCAGCAACAAGCAGAAGAAGCTGTTGAAGCAGTTGAAGTTTGCAGAATGCTTAGAAAAGAAG GTGGACATGAGCAAAGTAAATCTGGAAGTAATCAAACCATGGATAACAAAACGAGTAACAGAAATCCTTGGATTTGAAGATGATGTAGTAATTGAATTTATATTCAACCAGTTGGAAGTGAAG AACCCAGATTCCAAAATGATGCAAATCAACCTGACTGGTTTTTTGAATGGGAAAAATGCTAGGGAGTTCATGGGAGAACTGTGGCCACTGCTATTAAGTGCACAAGAAAACATTGCTGGTATTCCAACTGCATTTCTggaactgaagaaagaagaaataaaacaacgGCAG ATAGAGCAGGAGAAACTGGCTTCCATGAAGAAACAAGATGAAGACAAAGAGAAGAGAGATAAGGAAGACAAAGacaacagagagaaaagagacagatCCAGGAGCCCAAGAAG ACGCAAGTCCCGCTCTCCCTCCCCGCGGCGGCGGTCGTCGCCCGTGCGCCGCGAGCGGAAGCGCAGCCACTCCCGCTCGCCCCACCACCGCACCAAGAGCcgcagtgccacccctgcccccGAGAAGAAAGAGGCCACTCCTGAACCAGAGCCCTCCGTGAAACCAAAGGAGACTGTTGTGCAAGAGGCAACTTCAAACAG TGATATCCCAAAAGCTCCTAAACCTGAACCACCTGTACCAGAGACTAAGGAAACTTCACCAGAACGTAATTcaaagaaggagagagagaaggagaaggagaagactCGTCAGAGATCCCCAACTCGGTCCAAGTCCAGGTCAAGGTCCCGATCCCGTTCTCCATCTCATTCTCGACCCAGAAGGCGCCATAGATCACGGTCAAG AAGGCGACCCAGCCCGCGGCGCCGGCCGTCCCCGCGCAGGAGGAGCCCGCCCCGGAGAATGCCTCCCCCACCCAGGCACAGGAGGAGCAGATCCCCTGTCAGGCG GAGAAGACGCTCCTCAGCATCGCTGtccggcagcagctcctcctcgtCCTCGTCGCGCTCCCGCTCTCCACCAAAGAAGCCTCCCAAGAGACCCGTGTCCAGCCCCCCCCGCAAAACGCGCCGGCTCTCCCCCTCGGCCAGCCCCCCCCGGCGCCGCCACCGGCCCTCGCCCCCCGCCAGCCCCCCGCCCAAGCCCCGCCGCTCGCCCACTCCCCAGCAGTCCAACCGCGCCCGCAAGAGCCGCGGCTCCGTCTCGCCCAGCAGGGCTTCAG CACCCAAACATAAGAGTACTGAGAAAAGAGAGTCTCCTTCGCCAGCGCCCAAACCCAGGAAAGCAGAATTGTCAGAATCAG AAGAAGACAAAGGAGGCAAAATGGCTGCAGCAGATTCTGTCCAACAGAGACGCCAGTACAGGAGGCAAAATCAACAGTCTTCATCTG ATTCTGGTTCTTCATCTTCCTCAGAAGAGGAGAGGCCCAAGAGATCGAATGTGAAGAACGGGGAGGTGGGCAGGCGCCACCGGCACTCGCACTCGCGCAGCCCCTCGCCCCGCAAGCGCCAGAAGGATTCCTCCCCTCG GATGCAGATGGAAAAGAGGTGGCAATCACCAGTGATGAAAAG caggaggaggaggagccccTCGCCGCCCCCCGCGCGCCGGCGCCGCTCCCCTTCCCCGGCACCGCCgccccggcgccgccgctccccgtCCCCGCCTCGCCGAAG gTCTCCATCACCACCCCCGCGCAGACGTTCTCCCTCTCCACGGAGATACTCCCCCCCGATCCAGAGGCGATATTCCCCATCTCCCCCTCCCAAGAGGAGaacagcttctcctcctccccctcccaaAAGAAGGGCCTCCCCTTCCCCGCAGTCCAAGCGCAGAGTCTCCCACTCCCCACCGCCAAAGCAGAGGAGCTCCCCTACTGCTAAACGGCGCTCCCCTTCCGTATCTTCCAAGCACAGGAAGGGGTCTCCTCCCAGCAGATCCAACAGGGAAACGCGTTCTCCACCACAAAACAAAAGGCATTCACCTTCACCACGGCCTCGAGCTTCCCACccctcctccagccctcagcCGCCGCGCCGCGGAGCGTCGGCATCGCCGCAGAGGAGACAGTCACCCTCACCCAGCAGCAGGCCCATCAGGAGGGTGTCCAGAACGCCAGAAcccaagaaaacaaa GGCTTCCACCCCCAGCCCCCGGCGCGTGTCCTCGTCCCGATCTGCGTCAGCATCACCTGAGACAGCTCCCAAAAAACACCAAGGACCTGCATCTCCTGCCCGCTCTCGCTCTCCTTCTGCAAACTGGTCACCTGCAAAAAAGGCCAAGAGCCCAACTCAGAGCCCATCACCTGCCAGG AATTCCGATCAAGAAGGTGGTggcaagaagaagaagaaaaagaaggataAGAAGcataaaaaggataaaaagcacaagaaacacaaaaagcaTAAGAAGGAGAAGGCAGCTGCGGCTGCAgtagctgctgctgtggctccaGCAGACACCACCTCAGCACAGGGAGACCAGGAAGCAGAGACAGAACCCAAAAAG GAGACAGAAAGTGAACCCGAGGACAACCTGGATGACCTTGAAAAGCACCTGCGGGAGAAGGCCCTGAGGTCCATGAGGAAGGCGCAGGTGTCCCCCCCCTCCTAG
- the SRRM1 gene encoding serine/arginine repetitive matrix protein 1 isoform X3, producing the protein MDAGFFRGTSAEQDNRFSNKQKKLLKQLKFAECLEKKVDMSKVNLEVIKPWITKRVTEILGFEDDVVIEFIFNQLEVKNPDSKMMQINLTGFLNGKNAREFMGELWPLLLSAQENIAGIPTAFLELKKEEIKQRQIEQEKLASMKKQDEDKEKRDKEDKDNREKRDRSRSPRRRKSRSPSPRRRSSPVRRERKRSHSRSPHHRTKSRSATPAPEKKEATPEPEPSVKPKETVVQEATSNSDIPKAPKPEPPVPETKETSPERNSKKEREKEKEKTRQRSPTRSKSRSRSRSRSPSHSRPRRRHRSRSRRPSPRRRPSPRRRSPPRRMPPPPRHRRSRSPVRRRRRSSASLSGSSSSSSSSRSRSPPKKPPKRPVSSPPRKTRRLSPSASPPRRRHRPSPPASPPPKPRRSPTPQQSNRARKSRGSVSPSRASAPKHKSTEKRESPSPAPKPRKAELSESEEDKGGKMAAADSVQQRRQYRRQNQQSSSDSGSSSSSEEERPKRSNVKNGEVGRRHRHSHSRSPSPRKRQKDSSPRMQMEKRWQSPVMKSRRRRSPSPPPARRRRSPSPAPPPRRRRSPSPPRRRSPSPPPRRRSPSPRRYSPPIQRRYSPSPPPKRRTASPPPPPKRRASPSPQSKRRVSHSPPPKQRSSPTAKRRSPSVSSKHRKGSPPSRSNRETRSPPQNKRHSPSPRPRASHPSSSPQPPRRGASASPQRRQSPSPSSRPIRRVSRTPEPKKTKASTPSPRRVSSSRSASASPETAPKKHQGPASPARSRSPSANWSPAKKAKSPTQSPSPARNSDQEGGGKKKKKKKDKKHKKDKKHKKHKKHKKEKAAAAAVAAAVAPADTTSAQGDQEAETEPKKETESEPEDNLDDLEKHLREKALRSMRKAQVSPPS; encoded by the exons ggaaccagtgcagagcaggacaatcgCTTCAGCAACAAGCAGAAGAAGCTGTTGAAGCAGTTGAAGTTTGCAGAATGCTTAGAAAAGAAG GTGGACATGAGCAAAGTAAATCTGGAAGTAATCAAACCATGGATAACAAAACGAGTAACAGAAATCCTTGGATTTGAAGATGATGTAGTAATTGAATTTATATTCAACCAGTTGGAAGTGAAG AACCCAGATTCCAAAATGATGCAAATCAACCTGACTGGTTTTTTGAATGGGAAAAATGCTAGGGAGTTCATGGGAGAACTGTGGCCACTGCTATTAAGTGCACAAGAAAACATTGCTGGTATTCCAACTGCATTTCTggaactgaagaaagaagaaataaaacaacgGCAG ATAGAGCAGGAGAAACTGGCTTCCATGAAGAAACAAGATGAAGACAAAGAGAAGAGAGATAAGGAAGACAAAGacaacagagagaaaagagacagatCCAGGAGCCCAAGAAG ACGCAAGTCCCGCTCTCCCTCCCCGCGGCGGCGGTCGTCGCCCGTGCGCCGCGAGCGGAAGCGCAGCCACTCCCGCTCGCCCCACCACCGCACCAAGAGCcgcagtgccacccctgcccccGAGAAGAAAGAGGCCACTCCTGAACCAGAGCCCTCCGTGAAACCAAAGGAGACTGTTGTGCAAGAGGCAACTTCAAACAG TGATATCCCAAAAGCTCCTAAACCTGAACCACCTGTACCAGAGACTAAGGAAACTTCACCAGAACGTAATTcaaagaaggagagagagaaggagaaggagaagactCGTCAGAGATCCCCAACTCGGTCCAAGTCCAGGTCAAGGTCCCGATCCCGTTCTCCATCTCATTCTCGACCCAGAAGGCGCCATAGATCACGGTCAAG GCGACCCAGCCCGCGGCGCCGGCCGTCCCCGCGCAGGAGGAGCCCGCCCCGGAGAATGCCTCCCCCACCCAGGCACAGGAGGAGCAGATCCCCTGTCAGGCG GAGAAGACGCTCCTCAGCATCGCTGtccggcagcagctcctcctcgtCCTCGTCGCGCTCCCGCTCTCCACCAAAGAAGCCTCCCAAGAGACCCGTGTCCAGCCCCCCCCGCAAAACGCGCCGGCTCTCCCCCTCGGCCAGCCCCCCCCGGCGCCGCCACCGGCCCTCGCCCCCCGCCAGCCCCCCGCCCAAGCCCCGCCGCTCGCCCACTCCCCAGCAGTCCAACCGCGCCCGCAAGAGCCGCGGCTCCGTCTCGCCCAGCAGGGCTTCAG CACCCAAACATAAGAGTACTGAGAAAAGAGAGTCTCCTTCGCCAGCGCCCAAACCCAGGAAAGCAGAATTGTCAGAATCAG AAGAAGACAAAGGAGGCAAAATGGCTGCAGCAGATTCTGTCCAACAGAGACGCCAGTACAGGAGGCAAAATCAACAGTCTTCATCTG ATTCTGGTTCTTCATCTTCCTCAGAAGAGGAGAGGCCCAAGAGATCGAATGTGAAGAACGGGGAGGTGGGCAGGCGCCACCGGCACTCGCACTCGCGCAGCCCCTCGCCCCGCAAGCGCCAGAAGGATTCCTCCCCTCG GATGCAGATGGAAAAGAGGTGGCAATCACCAGTGATGAAAAG caggaggaggaggagccccTCGCCGCCCCCCGCGCGCCGGCGCCGCTCCCCTTCCCCGGCACCGCCgccccggcgccgccgctccccgtCCCCGCCTCGCCGAAG gTCTCCATCACCACCCCCGCGCAGACGTTCTCCCTCTCCACGGAGATACTCCCCCCCGATCCAGAGGCGATATTCCCCATCTCCCCCTCCCAAGAGGAGaacagcttctcctcctccccctcccaaAAGAAGGGCCTCCCCTTCCCCGCAGTCCAAGCGCAGAGTCTCCCACTCCCCACCGCCAAAGCAGAGGAGCTCCCCTACTGCTAAACGGCGCTCCCCTTCCGTATCTTCCAAGCACAGGAAGGGGTCTCCTCCCAGCAGATCCAACAGGGAAACGCGTTCTCCACCACAAAACAAAAGGCATTCACCTTCACCACGGCCTCGAGCTTCCCACccctcctccagccctcagcCGCCGCGCCGCGGAGCGTCGGCATCGCCGCAGAGGAGACAGTCACCCTCACCCAGCAGCAGGCCCATCAGGAGGGTGTCCAGAACGCCAGAAcccaagaaaacaaa GGCTTCCACCCCCAGCCCCCGGCGCGTGTCCTCGTCCCGATCTGCGTCAGCATCACCTGAGACAGCTCCCAAAAAACACCAAGGACCTGCATCTCCTGCCCGCTCTCGCTCTCCTTCTGCAAACTGGTCACCTGCAAAAAAGGCCAAGAGCCCAACTCAGAGCCCATCACCTGCCAGG AATTCCGATCAAGAAGGTGGTggcaagaagaagaagaaaaagaaggataAGAAGcataaaaaggataaaaagcacaagaaacacaaaaagcaTAAGAAGGAGAAGGCAGCTGCGGCTGCAgtagctgctgctgtggctccaGCAGACACCACCTCAGCACAGGGAGACCAGGAAGCAGAGACAGAACCCAAAAAG GAGACAGAAAGTGAACCCGAGGACAACCTGGATGACCTTGAAAAGCACCTGCGGGAGAAGGCCCTGAGGTCCATGAGGAAGGCGCAGGTGTCCCCCCCCTCCTAG